A single window of Oncorhynchus clarkii lewisi isolate Uvic-CL-2024 chromosome 10, UVic_Ocla_1.0, whole genome shotgun sequence DNA harbors:
- the LOC139419332 gene encoding scavenger receptor cysteine-rich type 1 protein M130-like, which yields MKESESVRLVNGAGLCSGRVEVKSNQSWASVCEADFDRQDAEVVCRDVGCGAPAALQGGLYGEGEGQTWDKEFQCKGKESLLLDCDTSDRKHNTCPPGNAVGLTCSEPDDVRLVGGGSRCAGGVEWYDQGEWRIVGADWNKENVAAVVCRQMGCGSTVSVPPGNITRGFGVFCSWSESSLRECSRSYDLLPGLTVICSESVRLVDGAGLCSGRVEVKSNQSWASVCEADFDRQDAEVVCVELGCGAPAALQGGLYGEGEGQTWDKEFQCKGKEALLLDCDTSDRKHNTCLPGNAVGLTCSDDVRLVGGGSRCAGGVEWYDQGAWRTVGTQDWEQEDVAAVVCRQLGCGSTVSMSCLSLISTYVVSVTVGPLLMLPYLLVQPDIFLTDSMGGVSRGHQGPEVFRGYSFTITCSTQPQYPGGSFLLMFNGSNRTQTQLAVNHSAAFLFPAADDSHQGNYSCVYDNYVFAHNFSSESELLSLTITASPLPAFIIRHVVVLLILLTSITTSYLYYKPTKRQKRVNRVSSMDLYVNAMEMVSLSSRAEAGPGEERAAQGTE from the exons ATGAAGGAGAGTG AGTCTGTGCGGCTTGTGAATGgagctggtctctgctctgggagaGTGGAGGTGAAGTCCAATCAGTCCTGGGCCTCAGTGTGTGAAGCTGACTTTGACCGGCAGGATGCAGAGGTAGTCTGTAGGGATGTTGGCTGTGGGGCTCCTGCAGCTCTACAGGGGGGGCTCTATGGAGAAGGTGAGGGTCAGACCTGGGATAAAGAGTTCCAGTGTAAAGGCAAAGAGTCCCTTCTCCTGGACTGTGACACCTCAGACAGAAAACACAACACCTGCCCACCTGGTAATGCTGTTGGACTCACCTGCTCAG agcctgatgatgtgaggctggtgggaggaggcagtcgctgtgctggtggagtggagtggtacgACCAGGGAGAGTGGAGGATTGTGGGAGCTGACTGGAACAAGGAGAATGTAGCTGCAGTAGTGTGTAGACAGATGGGTTGTGGCTCCACTGTTTCAGTACCACCTGGAAACATCACTAGAGGGTTTGGAGTTTTCTGTTCTTGGTCTGAGTCTTCACTGAGGGAGTGTTCCAGAAGTTATGATCTCCTTCCTGGACTCACAGTGATCTGCTCAG AGTCTGTGCGGCTTGTGGATGgagctggtctctgctctgggagaGTGGAGGTGAAGTCCAATCAGTCCTGGGCCTCAGTGTGTGAAGCTGACTTTGACCGGCAGGATGCAGAGGTAGTCTGTGTGGAGCTTGGCTGTGGGGCTCCTGCAGCTCTACAGGGGGGGCTCTATGGAGAAGGTGAGGGTCAGACCTGGGATAAAGAGTTCCAGTGTAAAGGCAAAGAGGCCCTTCTCCTGGACTGTGACACCTCAGACAGAAAACACAACACCTGCCTACCTGGTAATGCTGTTGGACTCACTTGCTCAG ATGatgtgaggctggtgggaggaggcagtcgctgtgctggtggagtggagtggtacgACCAGGGAGCTTGGAGGACTGTGGGAACTCAAGACTGGGAGCAGGAGGATGTAGCTGCAGTAGTGTGTAGACAGCTGGGTTGTGGCTCCACTGTTTCA ATGTCCTGCTTAAGCCTGATATCAACATATGTTGTCTCAGTGACTGTAGGCCCACTACTCAtgttgccct ATCTCCTGGTCCAGCCTGATATCTTCCTGACTGACTCAATGGGAGGGGTCTCCAGGGGCCACCAGGGGCCCGAGGTGTTCAGGGGCTACAGCTTCACCATCACCTGCTCCACTCAGCCACAGTACCCAGGAGGCTCCTTCCTCCTCATGTTCAACGGCTCCAACAGAACCCAGACCCAGCTAGCTGTCAATCACTCTGCTGCCTTCCTCTTCCCTGCTGCAGATGACTCCCACCAAGGGAACTACAGCTGTGTTTATGACAATTATGTTTTCGCTCATAACTTCTCCTCTGAGAGCGAgctcctctccctcaccatcaCAG CCTCTCCTCTGCCAGCCTTCATCATCAGACACGTTGTAGTGCTGCTGATCCTACTGACATCCATCACCACCTCCTACCTGTACTACAAG CCCACCAAGAGGCAGAAGAGAGTGAACAGGGTGAGCAGCATGGATCTTTATGTCAATGCCATGGAGATGGTCTCTCTGAGCTCCAGAGCTGAAGCTGgaccgggagaggagagagcagcccaGGGGACGGAGTAG